One stretch of Carcharodon carcharias isolate sCarCar2 chromosome 20, sCarCar2.pri, whole genome shotgun sequence DNA includes these proteins:
- the pax9 gene encoding paired box protein Pax-9 isoform X1, with the protein MEPAFGEVNQLGGVFVNGRPLPNAIRLRIVELAQLGIRPCDISRQLRVSHGCVSKILARYNETGSILPGAIGGSKPRVTTPTVVKHIRAYKQRDPGIFAWEIRDRLLADGVCDKYNVPSVSSISRILRNKIGNLSQQNQYESSKTPAHPSPQSALQYNAIYSYSSPITTAGAKMPTSPGVPAIPGHVGIHRTWPSSHSVSDILGIRALIEQQGAIPISDSSSYPTKVEEWNSINRSHFQSSNQAPVNGLDKSPLEQEVKYTQGPNGLPTVSSFVSVPSMAPYPPPTQVSPYMTYSAAASSYMATHGWQHAGGSTLPTHNCDLPTPLPFKSIQATREAEDTKSNSPPSKSTGSYAASQGQTQLGYKVSYLKT; encoded by the exons AGCCAGCGTTCGGGGAGGTGAACCAGTTAGGAGGAGTATTTGTCAATGGCAGACCACTGCCTAATGCCATTAGACTGCGGATAGTTGAACTGGCCCAGTTGGGGATTCGACCCTGTGATATCAGTAGACAGCTAAGAGTGTCACACGGCTGTGTCAGTAAAATCCTGGCTCGGTACAACGAGACCGGTTCTATATTGCCCGGTGCGATCGGAGGCAGCAAACCCAGAGTGACAACCCCAACAGTGGTCAAACACATTCGAGCATACAAGCAGAGGGACCCAGGAATTTTTGCGTGGGAGATCCGAGACAGACTCTTAGCCGATGGGGTCTGCGATAAGTACAACGTCCCTTCGGTGAGCTCTATCAGCAGAATCCTACGCAACAAGATCGGAAACTTGTCCCAGCAGAATCAGTACGAATCGAGCAAGACTCCAGCTCACCCATCTCCACAATCGGCTCTCCAGTACAATGCAATTTATTCCTACTCGAGTCCCATCACAACGGCCGGAGCTAAAATGCCAACGTCGCCCGGTGTGCCCGCAATCCCAGGACACGTGGGAATTCACAGGACCTGGCCttcatcacactctgtctccgaCATCCTGGGTATTAGAGCATTAATCGAGCAGCAAG GTGCTATTCCCATTAGTGACAGTTCTTCCTATCCTACTAAAGTGGAGGAATGGAACAGTATAAACAGGAGCCACTTCCAGTCCTCAAACCAGGCTCCAGTGAATGGACTGGACAAGTCCCCATTGGAGCAGGAAGTCAAATACACTCAG GGTCCTAATGGTCTGCCTACAGTTAGCAGTTTTGTCTCTGTCCCAAGTATGGCTCCttaccctccacccacacaggtgTCTCCCTATATGACATACAGCGCAGCTGCCTCCAGTTACATGGCAACCCACGGCTGGCAACATGCGGGTGGCAGCACTCTGCCAACTCACAATTGTGACCTTCCCACACCACTACCATTCAAAAGTATTCAAGCAACCAGAGAAG CAGAGGACACAAAGTCAAACAGCCCTCCAAGTAAATCTACAGGATCCTATGCAGCCTCACAGGGTCAAACACAGCTAGGGTATAAAGTTAGCTATTTGAAGACCTGA
- the pax9 gene encoding paired box protein Pax-9 isoform X3 codes for MEPAFGEVNQLGGVFVNGRPLPNAIRLRIVELAQLGIRPCDISRQLRVSHGCVSKILARYNETGSILPGAIGGSKPRVTTPTVVKHIRAYKQRDPGIFAWEIRDRLLADGVCDKYNVPSVSSISRILRNKIGNLSQQNQYESSKTPAHPSPQSALQYNAIYSYSSPITTAGAKMPTSPGVPAIPGHVGIHRTWPSSHSVSDILGIRALIEQQGAIPISDSSSYPTKVEEWNSINRSHFQSSNQAPVNGLDKSPLEQEVKYTQQRTQSQTALQVNLQDPMQPHRVKHS; via the exons AGCCAGCGTTCGGGGAGGTGAACCAGTTAGGAGGAGTATTTGTCAATGGCAGACCACTGCCTAATGCCATTAGACTGCGGATAGTTGAACTGGCCCAGTTGGGGATTCGACCCTGTGATATCAGTAGACAGCTAAGAGTGTCACACGGCTGTGTCAGTAAAATCCTGGCTCGGTACAACGAGACCGGTTCTATATTGCCCGGTGCGATCGGAGGCAGCAAACCCAGAGTGACAACCCCAACAGTGGTCAAACACATTCGAGCATACAAGCAGAGGGACCCAGGAATTTTTGCGTGGGAGATCCGAGACAGACTCTTAGCCGATGGGGTCTGCGATAAGTACAACGTCCCTTCGGTGAGCTCTATCAGCAGAATCCTACGCAACAAGATCGGAAACTTGTCCCAGCAGAATCAGTACGAATCGAGCAAGACTCCAGCTCACCCATCTCCACAATCGGCTCTCCAGTACAATGCAATTTATTCCTACTCGAGTCCCATCACAACGGCCGGAGCTAAAATGCCAACGTCGCCCGGTGTGCCCGCAATCCCAGGACACGTGGGAATTCACAGGACCTGGCCttcatcacactctgtctccgaCATCCTGGGTATTAGAGCATTAATCGAGCAGCAAG GTGCTATTCCCATTAGTGACAGTTCTTCCTATCCTACTAAAGTGGAGGAATGGAACAGTATAAACAGGAGCCACTTCCAGTCCTCAAACCAGGCTCCAGTGAATGGACTGGACAAGTCCCCATTGGAGCAGGAAGTCAAATACACTCAG CAGAGGACACAAAGTCAAACAGCCCTCCAAGTAAATCTACAGGATCCTATGCAGCCTCACAGGGTCAAACACAGCTAG
- the pax9 gene encoding paired box protein Pax-9 isoform X2, with translation MEPAFGEVNQLGGVFVNGRPLPNAIRLRIVELAQLGIRPCDISRQLRVSHGCVSKILARYNETGSILPGAIGGSKPRVTTPTVVKHIRAYKQRDPGIFAWEIRDRLLADGVCDKYNVPSVSSISRILRNKIGNLSQQNQYESSKTPAHPSPQSALQYNAIYSYSSPITTAGAKMPTSPGVPAIPGHVGIHRTWPSSHSVSDILGIRALIEQQGAIPISDSSSYPTKVEEWNSINRSHFQSSNQAPVNGLDKSPLEQEVKYTQGPNGLPTVSSFVSVPSMAPYPPPTQVSPYMTYSAAASSYMATHGWQHAGGSTLPTHNCDLPTPLPFKSIQATREGSHSIAASAL, from the exons AGCCAGCGTTCGGGGAGGTGAACCAGTTAGGAGGAGTATTTGTCAATGGCAGACCACTGCCTAATGCCATTAGACTGCGGATAGTTGAACTGGCCCAGTTGGGGATTCGACCCTGTGATATCAGTAGACAGCTAAGAGTGTCACACGGCTGTGTCAGTAAAATCCTGGCTCGGTACAACGAGACCGGTTCTATATTGCCCGGTGCGATCGGAGGCAGCAAACCCAGAGTGACAACCCCAACAGTGGTCAAACACATTCGAGCATACAAGCAGAGGGACCCAGGAATTTTTGCGTGGGAGATCCGAGACAGACTCTTAGCCGATGGGGTCTGCGATAAGTACAACGTCCCTTCGGTGAGCTCTATCAGCAGAATCCTACGCAACAAGATCGGAAACTTGTCCCAGCAGAATCAGTACGAATCGAGCAAGACTCCAGCTCACCCATCTCCACAATCGGCTCTCCAGTACAATGCAATTTATTCCTACTCGAGTCCCATCACAACGGCCGGAGCTAAAATGCCAACGTCGCCCGGTGTGCCCGCAATCCCAGGACACGTGGGAATTCACAGGACCTGGCCttcatcacactctgtctccgaCATCCTGGGTATTAGAGCATTAATCGAGCAGCAAG GTGCTATTCCCATTAGTGACAGTTCTTCCTATCCTACTAAAGTGGAGGAATGGAACAGTATAAACAGGAGCCACTTCCAGTCCTCAAACCAGGCTCCAGTGAATGGACTGGACAAGTCCCCATTGGAGCAGGAAGTCAAATACACTCAG GGTCCTAATGGTCTGCCTACAGTTAGCAGTTTTGTCTCTGTCCCAAGTATGGCTCCttaccctccacccacacaggtgTCTCCCTATATGACATACAGCGCAGCTGCCTCCAGTTACATGGCAACCCACGGCTGGCAACATGCGGGTGGCAGCACTCTGCCAACTCACAATTGTGACCTTCCCACACCACTACCATTCAAAAGTATTCAAGCAACCAGAGAAGGTAGCCACTCCATTGCAGCCTCTGCATTGTAG